From a region of the Kiritimatiellales bacterium genome:
- a CDS encoding aldolase catalytic domain-containing protein, with protein sequence MDRFKGTGIRNLKMRGGIYYWRQRIEGVQYSESLQTTDLNEAISRMKERSAAMKSETAVKERKTAKQKKDKSSEWVDYWPQLKVLDCTIRDGGLMNKHQFSDDFVRGIYHALVNAGVDYMEIGYKADKQLFDPSEYGIWKCCDEDSLNRFFEKEAPEIKISVMADVGRTVESDIVPAEKSVIDLVRVACYINQIPAALDMVKDAKDKGYEVSVNLMAISTVPEFKLNKGLELIGKSEADMVYLVDSFGSLYFEQIDDLMRRYLSAMEGGKQVGIHAHNNQQLAYSNTIFAAIHGATMLDSTIDGLGRGAGNCPTELLLGFLRNPKFKLRPVIEAVEKWTLPLKETVDWGYSIPYMVTGQINQHPRAAMKLRESSEKNELIKFYDEITTI encoded by the coding sequence ATGGATAGATTTAAAGGAACAGGCATCAGAAATTTAAAAATGCGCGGCGGTATCTATTACTGGCGCCAGCGAATAGAAGGTGTTCAGTATTCGGAATCACTTCAGACGACAGATTTAAACGAAGCGATCTCCCGCATGAAAGAAAGGAGTGCGGCTATGAAAAGTGAAACAGCAGTGAAAGAACGAAAAACAGCAAAACAAAAAAAAGATAAAAGCAGCGAATGGGTAGATTACTGGCCGCAGTTGAAAGTGCTGGATTGTACAATCCGTGACGGTGGATTGATGAATAAGCATCAATTCAGCGACGATTTTGTGCGGGGAATTTATCATGCTCTTGTTAATGCCGGTGTAGATTATATGGAAATCGGCTATAAAGCGGATAAACAACTGTTTGATCCCTCTGAATACGGGATCTGGAAATGCTGTGATGAAGACAGCCTGAACCGTTTTTTTGAGAAAGAAGCGCCGGAAATTAAAATCAGTGTGATGGCCGATGTCGGGCGTACGGTTGAAAGTGATATCGTGCCGGCAGAAAAAAGTGTCATAGATCTCGTGCGCGTCGCCTGCTACATCAACCAGATTCCGGCAGCACTGGACATGGTGAAAGATGCAAAAGATAAAGGATATGAGGTTTCGGTAAATCTGATGGCGATTTCAACGGTGCCGGAATTTAAACTGAATAAAGGACTGGAGCTGATCGGGAAAAGTGAGGCTGATATGGTTTACCTGGTCGACAGTTTCGGCTCCCTTTACTTTGAACAGATCGATGATCTGATGCGCCGGTATCTGTCCGCTATGGAAGGCGGCAAACAGGTCGGAATTCATGCCCACAACAATCAGCAGCTGGCGTATTCAAATACGATTTTCGCGGCGATTCACGGTGCGACAATGCTTGATTCAACCATTGACGGACTGGGGCGCGGTGCCGGAAACTGTCCCACCGAACTGTTGCTGGGATTTCTGCGCAATCCAAAATTCAAATTGCGTCCGGTTATCGAAGCGGTTGAAAAATGGACGCTGCCGTTGAAAGAAACTGTTGATTGGGGATACAGCATTCCATATATGGTTACCGGACAGATTAATCAGCATCCGCGCGCGGCCATGAAACTGCGCGAAAGCAGTGAAAAAAACGAACTTATAAAATTTTATGACGAAATCACCACGATATAA
- the clpX gene encoding ATP-dependent Clp protease ATP-binding subunit ClpX, with translation MSKTKSICAFCGQAESKNTPLIHGPDGINICNSCVDLCGNIFAQQAKQPPPAKEIKLLKPHEIKARLDEYVIGQENAKRVLSVAVHNHYKRMTDTTAQDDGVELEKSNVLLVGPTGSGKTLLAKTLARILDVPYAITDATTVTEAGYVGEDVESILLSLLQNSDFDTKRAERGIIYIDEIDKIGRKTDNVSITRDVSGEGVQQALLKIIEGTVASIPPKGGRKHPQEQYIKLDTSNILFIVGGAFVGIEEIIKRRTENKMLGFSAMTNAAPEEWRPQTMDIEPEDLLKFGLIPEFIGRLPLTVQLQELTEDDLVHILTQPKNSMIKQYKKLLAMDGVELDFDDDALRALAQMALKRKTGARGLRAILEHLMLDVMYEVPQRDDITHCRITKDVVEGRTHPIELRTKKKKSA, from the coding sequence ATGAGTAAAACGAAATCCATCTGTGCATTCTGCGGACAAGCAGAGTCGAAAAATACGCCGCTGATTCACGGCCCGGATGGCATTAATATTTGCAACAGCTGTGTTGATCTGTGCGGCAATATTTTCGCCCAGCAGGCCAAACAGCCGCCGCCGGCAAAAGAAATTAAACTGCTCAAACCGCATGAAATTAAAGCTCGGCTGGATGAATATGTCATCGGACAGGAAAATGCCAAGCGCGTACTTTCCGTTGCAGTACATAATCATTATAAACGCATGACAGATACGACGGCGCAGGATGACGGCGTTGAGCTTGAGAAAAGTAATGTGCTGCTCGTCGGTCCGACCGGTTCCGGCAAAACGCTGCTCGCCAAAACACTTGCGCGTATTCTCGATGTCCCGTATGCCATCACGGATGCCACCACTGTGACCGAAGCCGGCTACGTCGGCGAAGATGTTGAAAGCATCCTGCTTTCTCTGCTGCAGAACTCCGACTTTGATACAAAACGCGCTGAACGCGGCATTATTTACATTGATGAAATTGATAAAATCGGACGCAAAACTGATAATGTTTCGATCACGCGCGATGTTTCCGGCGAAGGCGTACAGCAGGCACTGTTGAAAATTATTGAGGGCACCGTTGCCAGCATCCCGCCGAAAGGCGGCCGCAAGCATCCGCAGGAGCAATACATCAAGCTCGATACGAGCAACATCCTTTTCATTGTTGGCGGCGCATTTGTCGGCATTGAGGAGATCATCAAGCGCCGCACCGAAAATAAAATGCTCGGCTTCAGCGCAATGACCAATGCGGCACCGGAAGAGTGGCGCCCGCAGACAATGGACATAGAGCCGGAAGATTTATTGAAATTCGGACTCATTCCGGAATTCATTGGACGTCTGCCGCTCACAGTTCAACTGCAGGAACTTACCGAAGACGATCTTGTGCACATTCTCACTCAGCCGAAAAACTCCATGATTAAGCAGTATAAAAAGCTGCTCGCTATGGATGGTGTAGAACTGGACTTTGATGACGATGCACTGCGTGCGCTCGCACAAATGGCACTGAAACGGAAAACCGGTGCGCGCGGACTCCGCGCAATTCTCGAACATCTTATGCTCGACGTCATGTATGAAGTTCCGCAGCGCGACGATATTACGCATTGCCGCATCACTAAAGATGTTGTCGAAGGCCGCACACATCCCATCGAGCTCCGCACAAAAAAGAAAAAATCTGCATAG
- the clpP gene encoding ATP-dependent Clp endopeptidase proteolytic subunit ClpP gives MDEKASMLIPIVIEQTGRGERSYDIYSRLLKERIIFLGTAINDDISNLVVAQLLFLQSEDAEKEISMYINSPGGVVTAGMAIYDTMQFLKCPITTYCIGQASSMGAVLLTAGTKGRRYALPNARIMIHQPLGGSQGQATDIEIQTKEILRMKRRLNEIIAEHSGKPLKTVEKDTDRDFFMSAEEAVKYGLIDAVVSKQM, from the coding sequence ATGGACGAAAAAGCTTCGATGCTGATTCCTATTGTGATCGAACAGACCGGACGCGGTGAGCGTTCGTACGATATTTATTCACGCCTGCTTAAAGAGCGCATCATTTTTCTCGGCACGGCGATCAATGATGATATCAGCAATCTGGTGGTTGCGCAGCTTCTGTTTTTGCAGAGCGAAGATGCGGAGAAAGAAATAAGTATGTACATTAATTCCCCCGGCGGCGTCGTAACGGCCGGCATGGCAATTTATGATACGATGCAGTTTTTAAAATGTCCGATCACTACCTATTGCATCGGCCAGGCTTCCAGTATGGGTGCAGTGCTGCTCACCGCCGGCACGAAAGGCCGGCGCTATGCACTGCCGAATGCACGCATTATGATCCATCAGCCGCTTGGCGGATCGCAGGGACAGGCAACGGACATAGAAATTCAGACGAAAGAAATTCTGCGCATGAAACGCCGGCTCAACGAAATTATCGCCGAACATTCCGGCAAACCGTTGAAGACTGTTGAAAAAGATACGGACCGCGATTTCTTTATGTCCGCTGAGGAGGCGGTAAAATACGGATTGATCGACGCCGTTGTGTCAAAACAGATGTAA
- the tig gene encoding trigger factor, protein MKVAKKNIGPCRELLKITVPAERVAAERAELLNWYAKGAAVPGFRKGRAPKALVERRYAKEIAEDLKDRAIPKFYHEALEQENIKVVAVVDASEPKLEEGRPLEFEVTIDVPPEFKLPKYQGIPLKAESTDVTERQVNEMLESIRRQHATFEDITGRAADQGDMVQVSYEAAIDGKPLEDVIPTAKGMGRGTGYWITCNDESFLPGMGKALIKSEIGDKKEVPVKFPADFIVKELAGKKAEYTVEVTGMRETRLPELNEEFFNRIRVANEDELRKNIRAHLEEAAQSRENARRQNEVCEFLLKKTKLDVPESDVKQQTRMLVYDITRQRLMNGMSREQVEEKRDELLKEAEGKADEQVKLRYITMTIADAENIHVADQEVSDEIVRMAVRQRRDAAEYRKQLEKDDQLEDVRDQIRFGKVLDHLLANAKVK, encoded by the coding sequence ATGAAGGTTGCTAAGAAGAATATCGGGCCGTGCCGCGAACTGCTGAAGATTACAGTTCCGGCAGAACGTGTTGCCGCAGAACGCGCCGAGCTGCTGAACTGGTACGCTAAAGGCGCTGCCGTTCCCGGATTTCGTAAAGGCCGTGCACCGAAGGCACTGGTTGAAAGGCGCTATGCCAAGGAAATTGCCGAAGATTTAAAGGATCGCGCAATACCGAAATTTTACCATGAGGCACTGGAGCAGGAGAATATTAAAGTGGTTGCGGTGGTGGATGCCAGCGAACCGAAGCTGGAAGAAGGTCGACCGCTGGAGTTTGAAGTCACCATTGATGTGCCGCCGGAGTTTAAACTGCCAAAATATCAGGGCATTCCCTTAAAAGCGGAAAGCACGGATGTGACAGAGCGGCAGGTTAATGAAATGCTGGAAAGTATCCGCCGGCAGCACGCAACGTTTGAAGACATTACCGGCCGTGCCGCCGATCAAGGCGATATGGTGCAGGTTTCCTATGAGGCAGCGATTGACGGTAAGCCGCTGGAAGATGTTATCCCGACAGCTAAAGGCATGGGGCGCGGCACCGGCTACTGGATTACCTGTAACGATGAATCGTTCCTGCCGGGCATGGGTAAAGCACTGATTAAATCGGAAATCGGAGACAAAAAAGAGGTCCCCGTAAAGTTTCCGGCGGACTTTATTGTAAAAGAACTTGCCGGCAAAAAAGCGGAATACACGGTTGAGGTGACCGGTATGCGCGAAACCAGGCTGCCGGAACTGAATGAAGAATTTTTCAACCGCATCCGCGTTGCGAACGAGGACGAACTGCGCAAGAATATTCGTGCGCATCTTGAAGAAGCGGCACAGAGTCGCGAAAACGCGCGCCGGCAGAATGAAGTTTGTGAATTCCTGCTGAAAAAAACAAAACTGGATGTACCGGAATCGGATGTAAAGCAGCAGACACGTATGCTGGTTTATGATATAACACGGCAGCGCCTGATGAACGGTATGTCGCGCGAGCAGGTGGAGGAAAAGCGCGATGAGCTGTTGAAAGAAGCGGAAGGCAAAGCCGATGAACAGGTGAAACTGCGTTACATCACGATGACAATAGCCGATGCTGAAAATATTCATGTTGCCGATCAGGAGGTTTCCGACGAAATCGTACGAATGGCAGTTCGTCAGCGCCGCGATGCGGCGGAATACCGCAAGCAGCTCGAAAAAGATGACCAGCTTGAAGACGTGCGCGACCAGATCCGTTTCGGCAAAGTGCTCGACCATCTGCTCGCAAATGCAAAAGTAAAATAA
- a CDS encoding MotA/TolQ/ExbB proton channel family protein, which translates to MFTAVYDKIGPSGAAIAVLAFAAVYLFFYGVIYLLWVPRGYRRFFTALNQPDPVDEKLAARNPLSTVLWTTLSNKPLRAEIQDEVQYLFQRSFSSIYVALTSLRLISVMSPLLGLLGTVLGISRVFHAMSLTAAADNSVLAGGIWEALITTIMGLTVALPTLLAYYLLRLRVRALMIDCIEDIRHLMAKGEASAQTEN; encoded by the coding sequence ATGTTTACTGCGGTATATGATAAAATCGGTCCGTCCGGCGCAGCGATTGCGGTGCTGGCGTTTGCAGCGGTGTATCTTTTTTTCTATGGTGTGATTTATCTACTATGGGTGCCGCGCGGATATCGTAGATTTTTTACAGCGTTGAACCAGCCCGATCCGGTAGACGAAAAACTGGCGGCGCGCAATCCGCTCAGTACGGTGCTGTGGACGACGCTTTCAAATAAACCTTTACGCGCGGAAATCCAGGATGAGGTGCAATATCTTTTTCAACGGAGTTTCAGTTCAATTTATGTGGCGCTGACAAGTTTACGACTGATTTCGGTGATGTCACCTCTGCTCGGACTGCTCGGAACGGTGCTCGGAATTTCGCGCGTATTCCACGCAATGTCACTGACGGCGGCGGCGGATAATTCCGTGCTCGCCGGTGGCATTTGGGAAGCGCTGATAACAACGATTATGGGGTTGACGGTTGCACTGCCGACACTGCTGGCTTATTATCTGCTGCGCCTGCGTGTGCGGGCGCTGATGATTGATTGTATCGAAGATATTCGTCATCTTATGGCAAAAGGGGAAGCGTCAGCTCAAACTGAGAACTAA
- a CDS encoding biopolymer transporter ExbD: MFDDFSLNNEPDDGIDLTPLIDMVFILLVFFFISSSFIRPSMPVNLAKAASASAVAERKEQLVFTIDAAGGIFHAGIQIERSEIPVLISASPELGINLFVDRAAPFGAFLAVVDEARQLNREDISITTLPADGK, from the coding sequence ATGTTTGACGATTTTTCATTAAATAATGAACCAGACGATGGAATTGATCTAACACCGCTGATTGATATGGTTTTCATTCTGCTGGTTTTCTTTTTCATTTCTTCCTCATTCATTCGTCCATCAATGCCGGTAAATCTGGCAAAAGCGGCGTCGGCGTCTGCAGTGGCAGAACGTAAAGAGCAACTTGTTTTTACAATTGATGCCGCCGGAGGAATTTTTCACGCCGGCATTCAAATTGAACGTTCTGAAATTCCCGTATTGATCAGTGCGAGTCCTGAGCTTGGCATCAATCTGTTTGTCGACCGCGCCGCGCCGTTCGGTGCGTTTCTGGCGGTGGTAGATGAGGCGCGTCAGTTGAATCGTGAAGATATTTCAATCACAACGCTGCCGGCAGACGGAAAGTAA
- a CDS encoding energy transducer TonB, with product MKERKDKTDVTGMSRPEKAEAAPGGGRGCVIQRNCQLLALLLTCLTFFFGGVLVYLWHRNLPKNTPAQFSLPAVKISFTQIELQAAPEVLTNEEPPVPEVLTEEELLPPEPETEISLQELPSEAENNSVQESVESNAQITQEAAAPEIATVPADALIMWVQGLIEKEKYYPAVMEREGRTGRFSLTVRISEEGRITATDITGGHGHSMLKNALNRMISQLPGKEFGQPLPTAKTLYFEFEFNLE from the coding sequence GTGAAGGAACGCAAAGACAAAACAGACGTGACAGGGATGTCGCGTCCTGAAAAAGCGGAAGCAGCGCCAGGGGGAGGTCGCGGTTGTGTTATTCAGCGCAACTGTCAATTGCTGGCTCTGTTGTTAACCTGCCTTACATTTTTTTTTGGCGGAGTTCTGGTTTATTTGTGGCATCGGAATTTGCCGAAAAACACTCCGGCGCAGTTCAGTCTGCCGGCGGTAAAAATAAGTTTTACGCAAATTGAATTGCAGGCGGCGCCGGAAGTTTTGACGAACGAAGAACCGCCGGTGCCGGAAGTTTTGACAGAAGAAGAACTGCTGCCGCCGGAACCGGAAACAGAAATTTCACTGCAAGAGCTTCCGTCGGAAGCTGAGAACAACTCGGTTCAGGAATCGGTGGAATCGAACGCGCAAATTACGCAGGAGGCCGCCGCGCCGGAAATCGCGACGGTGCCGGCCGATGCGCTGATCATGTGGGTCCAGGGATTGATTGAAAAAGAAAAATATTATCCGGCAGTGATGGAGCGCGAAGGGCGTACAGGGCGGTTCAGTTTAACTGTAAGAATCTCTGAAGAGGGCAGAATCACAGCAACAGACATTACCGGCGGGCACGGACATTCCATGTTAAAAAACGCACTGAACCGAATGATTTCACAACTGCCCGGCAAAGAGTTCGGGCAGCCTCTGCCGACGGCGAAAACGCTGTATTTTGAATTTGAATTCAATCTCGAATAA
- a CDS encoding NADP-dependent isocitrate dehydrogenase: protein MNNNGRIFYTLTDEAPALATHSLLPIVQTFTGAAGIPVEPCDISLARRVLAAFPDFLTEEQRVADDLAKLGALTLNPEANIIKLPNISASVPQLKACIAELQSQGFALPDYEDPAAQARYDRIKGSAVNPVLREGNSDRRAAAAVKQYARNNPHHMGTWSPESKSIVSSMSAGDFYGNEKSVTVSEATTVKIELISDSGDVIMLKEKLTLQTGEVFDGTFMSVKALDQFFAEQIDIAKNAGLLFSVHLKATMMKVSDPIIFGHCVNVFFASVFKKHTGILKKLGVDTRNGLGDLYAKIAALPPEQQAEIEADLNAVYESSPDIAMVDSARGVTNLHVPSDIIIDASMPAAIRASGKMWNKTGRQQDTNFIIPDRSYAGVYAETINFCKTNGAFDPVTMGTIPNVGLMAQKAEEYGSHDKTFEIPAAGTVRVIDTAGKLLMEHKVEAGDIWRACQTKDAPVRDWVKLAVTRARITGTPAIFWLDPNRAHDAQLIKKVKMYLEDHDTAGIDLRILAPVEATRVTLERAKAGLDTISVTGNVLRDYLTDLFPILELGTSAKMLSIVPLMNGGGLFETGAGGSAPKHVQQFLNENYLRWDSLGEFLALSVSLEHLAIVFKNPKAQVLAETLDTANTKFLMENKSPVRKLGGLDNRGSHFYLALYWAEALAAQDKDIALKNKFIPLANALKRNEQKITGELNSVQGQPVNIGGYYRPDKKLTSAAMRPSKTFNTALERIIRD from the coding sequence GTGAATAATAACGGTAGAATTTTTTATACACTCACCGATGAAGCCCCGGCACTCGCCACACACTCGTTGTTGCCGATCGTTCAGACGTTTACCGGTGCTGCCGGAATCCCTGTTGAACCGTGCGACATTTCGCTTGCCAGACGGGTCCTCGCCGCGTTCCCTGATTTTCTTACTGAGGAACAGCGCGTTGCTGATGATCTCGCCAAACTCGGCGCACTGACGCTGAATCCCGAAGCAAACATTATTAAACTGCCGAATATTTCTGCATCCGTTCCGCAACTGAAAGCGTGTATTGCCGAACTGCAATCACAAGGATTTGCCCTGCCCGATTATGAAGATCCGGCAGCTCAGGCGCGCTACGACAGAATTAAAGGCAGCGCCGTCAATCCGGTACTGCGCGAAGGAAATTCCGACCGCCGTGCTGCCGCCGCCGTAAAACAGTATGCCCGGAATAATCCGCATCACATGGGGACATGGTCGCCGGAATCAAAATCCATTGTCTCCAGCATGTCTGCCGGTGATTTTTATGGTAATGAAAAATCAGTGACTGTTTCCGAAGCAACCACGGTAAAAATTGAACTGATCAGCGATTCCGGCGATGTGATTATGCTTAAAGAAAAGCTGACATTGCAAACCGGTGAAGTGTTTGATGGAACGTTCATGAGTGTTAAAGCACTTGATCAGTTTTTTGCTGAACAGATCGATATTGCAAAAAACGCCGGCCTTCTTTTTTCAGTGCACTTAAAAGCTACGATGATGAAAGTGTCCGACCCGATTATTTTCGGACACTGCGTTAATGTTTTCTTCGCATCGGTTTTTAAAAAACACACCGGAATTTTAAAAAAACTTGGTGTAGACACACGCAACGGGCTCGGCGATCTTTATGCAAAAATTGCCGCGCTGCCGCCGGAACAACAAGCGGAAATTGAAGCAGATTTGAATGCCGTTTATGAATCCTCACCGGATATCGCCATGGTTGATTCCGCCAGGGGTGTCACGAATCTGCATGTGCCGAGCGACATTATTATTGATGCATCCATGCCGGCTGCCATCCGTGCATCCGGGAAAATGTGGAATAAAACCGGCAGACAGCAGGACACCAACTTTATTATTCCCGACCGCAGTTACGCCGGCGTTTATGCCGAAACCATTAACTTCTGTAAAACGAACGGCGCGTTTGATCCAGTCACCATGGGCACCATTCCGAACGTCGGACTCATGGCACAAAAAGCCGAAGAGTACGGCTCGCACGATAAAACGTTTGAAATTCCGGCAGCGGGAACTGTGCGTGTGATTGATACTGCCGGAAAACTTTTAATGGAACATAAGGTTGAGGCCGGTGACATCTGGCGCGCATGCCAAACTAAAGATGCGCCGGTTCGCGACTGGGTTAAACTTGCCGTTACCCGTGCGCGTATCACCGGCACACCGGCAATTTTCTGGCTTGATCCCAACCGTGCACACGATGCACAGCTTATCAAAAAAGTTAAAATGTATTTGGAAGACCACGACACCGCCGGAATAGATCTCCGTATTCTTGCGCCGGTCGAAGCCACACGCGTTACACTTGAGCGCGCCAAAGCGGGACTTGATACCATTTCCGTTACCGGTAACGTGCTGCGCGATTATCTCACCGACCTTTTCCCGATTCTCGAACTCGGCACCAGCGCAAAAATGCTCTCCATTGTTCCGCTTATGAACGGCGGCGGCCTTTTTGAAACCGGCGCCGGCGGTTCCGCACCGAAACACGTGCAGCAGTTTTTAAACGAAAACTATCTGCGCTGGGATTCGCTTGGTGAATTTCTCGCACTCAGCGTTTCACTGGAACACCTTGCCATTGTTTTTAAAAATCCGAAAGCACAGGTGCTTGCTGAAACACTCGATACCGCGAATACAAAATTTCTTATGGAAAATAAATCGCCGGTACGCAAACTCGGTGGACTCGATAACCGCGGCAGTCACTTCTATCTCGCACTCTACTGGGCTGAAGCACTCGCGGCACAGGATAAAGATATTGCACTGAAAAATAAATTTATACCGCTTGCAAACGCATTAAAACGCAACGAACAGAAAATTACCGGCGAATTAAATTCCGTGCAGGGTCAACCCGTTAATATCGGCGGCTATTACCGCCCTGATAAAAAATTAACTTCTGCAGCGATGCGCCCGAGCAAAACGTTTAACACCGCACTGGAACGCATTATTCGAGATTGA
- the rpiB gene encoding ribose 5-phosphate isomerase B, producing MKIAIGSDHGGVELKKKLVEILKNRNIEIDDVGSFTTDSVDYPDYAAQVADKVSTGDADQGILICNTGIGMSITANKFRRVRAAVCVTPEMAKLTRIHNASNILCLGAHNVPDDVSFQILEAWLSNKPEEGGRHERRVNKIKAYGKTTCNDAGALYDSDPEIYKAMREEDVRQKHNIELIASENIVSLAVREAQGSRMTNKYAEGYPKKRWYNGCECVDIAEQTAIDRAKELFGAEHVNVQPHCGSSANMAAYFSVLEPGDTILAMSLAEGGHLTHGHPMNFSGRFFNIIPYGVHKDTEQIDYDDVQRLAEKHKPRMVVAGASAYSRIIDFKRLRKIADSVGAYLTVDMAHIAGLIAAGCHPSPVPDADFVTTTTHKTLRGPRGGMILCKEKFAADIDRQIFPGLQGGPLMHVIAAKAVALGEALTPEFTIYQQQVVKNAKALSEAMQTNGFRIVSGGTDNHMILVDVSAAGFTGKDVANALDKASITANKNGIPFDKKSPFVTSGVRLGTPAVTTRGMKEADMVQIAKFFKAVTENIENEKHLAELRTEVIAFSDQFPLF from the coding sequence ATGAAGATCGCAATTGGTTCAGATCACGGCGGCGTTGAACTAAAGAAAAAGCTCGTTGAAATTCTGAAAAATAGAAATATCGAAATTGACGATGTCGGGTCGTTTACAACGGATTCTGTCGACTATCCGGATTACGCAGCACAGGTTGCTGACAAGGTTTCCACCGGCGATGCAGATCAGGGGATTTTGATCTGCAATACGGGAATCGGCATGAGTATCACGGCGAATAAATTCCGGCGCGTGCGCGCAGCGGTGTGTGTGACGCCGGAGATGGCGAAACTGACGCGTATCCATAATGCCTCAAATATCCTCTGCCTCGGTGCACATAATGTGCCGGATGATGTTTCATTTCAAATTCTCGAAGCGTGGCTGAGCAATAAACCGGAGGAAGGCGGACGCCATGAGCGCCGCGTGAATAAAATCAAGGCGTACGGAAAAACGACCTGCAACGATGCCGGAGCGCTGTATGACTCCGATCCGGAAATTTATAAAGCTATGCGTGAAGAAGATGTGCGCCAGAAACATAACATCGAGCTCATCGCATCTGAAAATATTGTTTCGCTGGCAGTACGTGAAGCACAGGGCTCGCGCATGACCAATAAGTATGCTGAAGGGTATCCGAAAAAACGGTGGTATAACGGTTGTGAATGTGTCGATATCGCCGAACAGACTGCCATCGACCGTGCAAAAGAGCTTTTTGGTGCCGAACACGTGAACGTTCAACCGCATTGCGGCAGCTCCGCCAACATGGCCGCCTATTTTTCCGTACTCGAACCCGGCGATACGATTCTGGCCATGAGCCTCGCGGAAGGCGGACATTTAACGCACGGTCATCCGATGAATTTTTCCGGCCGGTTTTTCAATATCATTCCTTACGGTGTTCACAAAGATACCGAGCAGATTGATTACGATGACGTGCAGCGCCTTGCCGAAAAACATAAACCGCGTATGGTTGTCGCCGGTGCGAGTGCCTATTCGCGCATCATCGATTTTAAGCGGCTGCGCAAAATCGCCGATTCCGTTGGCGCTTATTTAACGGTCGATATGGCACACATCGCCGGACTCATCGCTGCCGGTTGTCACCCCAGCCCGGTGCCGGATGCCGATTTTGTGACGACGACCACGCATAAAACACTGCGTGGTCCGCGCGGCGGCATGATCCTCTGCAAAGAAAAATTTGCAGCGGACATCGACCGGCAGATTTTCCCCGGCCTGCAGGGCGGACCCCTTATGCACGTCATCGCCGCCAAAGCCGTCGCACTCGGTGAAGCGCTCACGCCGGAATTTACGATTTACCAGCAGCAGGTTGTGAAAAATGCTAAAGCTCTTTCCGAAGCAATGCAAACAAACGGCTTCCGTATTGTTTCCGGCGGCACGGATAATCACATGATACTTGTCGACGTCAGCGCCGCAGGGTTCACCGGTAAGGACGTCGCGAATGCACTGGACAAAGCGTCGATCACTGCAAATAAAAACGGCATCCCGTTCGATAAGAAAAGCCCGTTTGTTACTTCCGGTGTACGCCTCGGCACGCCGGCAGTCACCACGCGCGGCATGAAAGAAGCAGATATGGTACAGATCGCTAAATTCTTCAAAGCCGTTACCGAAAATATCGAAAACGAAAAGCACCTGGCTGAACTGCGCACCGAAGTCATCGCGTTTTCAGATCAGTTTCCATTGTTCTAA
- a CDS encoding low molecular weight protein arginine phosphatase: MKKLIFVCTGNTCRSPMAEGLMKKLLPPENGWRIASAGVFAGAGFPVSPNAVAALKEKGIDISAHRSQPLTEKLISGADLLIAMTRGHLDSILQLAPQSSGKVFLLKSFGSAELAADIDDPAGEALGVYRHVRDEIDAALPDLIIYMLEERK, encoded by the coding sequence ATGAAAAAACTTATTTTTGTCTGCACAGGAAATACATGCCGGAGCCCGATGGCGGAAGGTTTAATGAAAAAACTGCTGCCGCCGGAAAACGGCTGGCGGATTGCGTCAGCCGGTGTATTTGCCGGCGCCGGTTTCCCGGTGAGTCCTAATGCGGTTGCGGCATTAAAAGAAAAGGGTATCGATATTTCAGCGCACCGGTCGCAGCCGCTAACGGAAAAGCTGATTTCCGGCGCCGACCTGCTGATTGCGATGACGCGCGGTCACCTCGATTCAATTCTGCAGTTGGCACCGCAAAGCTCCGGAAAAGTTTTCTTGCTTAAATCGTTCGGCTCAGCAGAATTGGCGGCTGATATTGATGACCCGGCAGGTGAGGCGCTCGGTGTATACCGGCATGTGCGCGATGAAATTGATGCCGCCCTGCCCGATTTAATTATTTACATGCTGGAAGAGAGGAAATAA